A region from the Caldicellulosiruptor naganoensis genome encodes:
- a CDS encoding NADH-quinone oxidoreductase subunit C: MLQNLKEIQKEDLRKEVFELKSTGHRFVTATCVDLGDGRFDIIYHFDKDYELKNLRVTIENGEKMLSISDIYFAAVFVENEIKDLFGIDFENLLIDYEGKFMITDELDSPMRKKPVVKVKKGE; the protein is encoded by the coding sequence ATGCTGCAAAATCTTAAAGAGATACAAAAAGAGGATTTGAGAAAAGAGGTATTTGAACTAAAATCAACTGGGCACAGGTTTGTCACAGCAACTTGTGTTGATTTGGGAGATGGCAGGTTTGATATCATATATCACTTTGACAAGGACTATGAACTTAAAAACTTGAGAGTCACAATAGAAAATGGCGAGAAGATGCTGTCTATTTCAGATATCTATTTTGCTGCAGTATTTGTTGAGAATGAAATCAAGGATTTGTTTGGCATAGACTTTGAAAATCTTCTCATTGACTATGAAGGAAAGTTTATGATAACAGATGAGCTTGACAGTCCTATGCGTAAAAAGCCAGTTGTGAAGGTCAAGAAAGGGGAGTAA
- the hypE gene encoding hydrogenase expression/formation protein HypE yields MKFIQKEHGNGGKQTYELINELFKPIFDSEILKRGDDSSIFNLASKKVGVTTDSFVVKPYFFKGGDIGKLSVCGTVNDLAVSGLVPKYITASFIIEEGFPIEDLQKIVRSMKEYADIAGVEIVAGDTKVVEKGSCDGIFINTTGFGVCEKEEKLPSIEKIKGGQIVIVSGDIGRHGACIYSHSSELGFEEKIESDCAPLNRVINELLENVEICYMKDLTRGGLATALNEIAQKASVDIYIEEDKVPVSNEVKALCDILGLDWYYLACEGRFVAIVNRKDGQRALEILKRYNKEACEIGWIEDTKEKRVYLKTSFGGTRILDMLYYEMLPRIC; encoded by the coding sequence ATGAAGTTTATCCAGAAGGAGCATGGCAATGGTGGAAAACAAACGTATGAGCTTATAAATGAACTTTTCAAGCCAATATTTGACTCTGAGATTTTAAAAAGAGGTGATGATTCGTCTATATTTAATTTAGCTTCAAAAAAGGTTGGAGTGACAACAGATTCATTTGTGGTAAAACCTTACTTTTTCAAAGGTGGAGATATAGGAAAACTTTCAGTTTGCGGAACTGTGAACGATTTGGCAGTTTCAGGCCTTGTTCCAAAATACATCACTGCATCTTTCATAATAGAAGAAGGATTTCCAATTGAGGATTTGCAAAAGATTGTGAGGTCAATGAAAGAGTATGCTGACATTGCTGGTGTTGAGATTGTAGCAGGGGATACAAAGGTGGTTGAAAAGGGTTCTTGTGATGGGATTTTTATAAATACAACAGGATTTGGAGTATGCGAAAAAGAAGAAAAGCTTCCTTCAATAGAGAAGATAAAAGGTGGCCAGATTGTAATTGTAAGTGGTGATATAGGCAGGCATGGTGCCTGCATATATTCGCACAGCAGCGAGCTTGGATTTGAAGAGAAGATAGAGTCAGATTGTGCACCCTTAAATAGGGTGATAAATGAGCTTTTAGAAAATGTTGAAATTTGTTATATGAAGGATTTGACACGTGGTGGGCTTGCTACAGCATTGAACGAGATAGCGCAAAAAGCAAGTGTGGATATATACATTGAAGAAGACAAGGTTCCAGTATCAAATGAAGTAAAAGCGCTTTGTGATATATTAGGGCTTGATTGGTATTATCTTGCATGTGAAGGAAGGTTTGTTGCGATTGTAAACAGGAAAGACGGACAAAGAGCGTTGGAAATTTTGAAAAGGTACAACAAAGAGGCGTGTGAGATTGGGTGGATTGAGGATACAAAAGAAAAGAGAGTGTATCTAAAGACAAGTTTTGGCGGGACAAGGATTTTGGATATGCTTTACTATGAGATGCTACCGAGGATTTGCTAA
- the hypB gene encoding hydrogenase nickel incorporation protein HypB, with protein MEIRVIKDILQRNEFSADNIRKLAKENKWFLINVMGSPGAGKTSFIKTMINTFKSKFNIAVIEGDVASTIDAEEISKLGVEVLQINTGGACHLVADSINEALLNLNLKKSTVVFIENIGNLICPSSFDLGENMRVVVSSAAEGDDKPYKYPIMFESSDVVVLSKIDVAEIIGFDMERYIKGLKAIKGDNLRLFGVSFKTLEGLAELEHYFSELFSSYFNQK; from the coding sequence ATGGAAATTAGGGTTATAAAAGACATTTTGCAGAGAAATGAGTTTTCGGCTGACAATATCAGAAAGCTTGCAAAAGAAAATAAATGGTTTTTGATAAACGTGATGGGTTCACCAGGCGCTGGCAAAACCTCATTTATTAAAACTATGATAAATACATTCAAAAGTAAATTCAATATAGCTGTGATTGAAGGGGATGTTGCCTCAACAATTGATGCTGAGGAGATTTCAAAACTTGGAGTTGAAGTGCTACAGATAAACACAGGCGGAGCTTGTCACTTGGTTGCAGATAGTATAAATGAAGCTCTTTTAAATTTGAATCTAAAAAAATCTACTGTTGTTTTTATAGAAAACATTGGCAACCTGATTTGCCCATCTTCATTTGACCTGGGCGAGAACATGAGAGTTGTTGTATCATCTGCTGCTGAAGGCGATGATAAGCCTTATAAATATCCTATTATGTTTGAAAGTAGCGATGTTGTGGTGCTGTCAAAAATAGATGTTGCAGAGATAATTGGTTTTGACATGGAAAGGTATATAAAAGGGCTTAAAGCTATCAAAGGAGATAATTTGAGACTTTTTGGAGTTTCATTTAAAACATTAGAAGGTTTGGCTGAACTTGAGCATTATTTTTCAGAACTTTTCAGTTCATATTTTAACCAAAAATAG
- the hypD gene encoding hydrogenase formation protein HypD, whose product MQTAELIWEIKNNIEKIGRSLKVIEVCGTHTVSIYKNGFHTLFEGYIDFISGPGCPVCVTHEGYIDRLVELSSEWTIYTFGDLLKVPGSSKSLSQARANGGRIKVMYSPVDAVEHLENNEKVIFAAVGFETTAPAFALSLEKVIEKGLKNVKFACELKTIDEPLKSLFQNHIRVDGIILPGHVATVIGVDGFKFVEGFKVASVISGFEGYDILLSLLSITQDILNEDFTVKNEYKRVVKKEGNVIAKGYIEKYFERTSAFFRGLGLIPGGGLKIKDEFGEYSIDISYDHTKQKDSLCRCADVLTGKIKPFECPLFEKVCTPISPKGACMVSQEGSCNAYFRYGKWKGR is encoded by the coding sequence ATGCAAACAGCTGAACTTATTTGGGAGATAAAAAACAATATCGAAAAAATTGGACGGAGTCTAAAAGTCATTGAAGTTTGTGGAACACATACAGTTTCAATCTACAAAAATGGATTTCACACCTTATTTGAAGGATATATTGACTTTATTTCAGGACCAGGCTGTCCTGTTTGTGTTACGCATGAGGGTTATATTGATAGACTTGTAGAACTTTCCTCAGAGTGGACAATCTATACCTTTGGTGATTTGCTGAAAGTGCCAGGAAGTTCAAAATCGCTTTCACAAGCACGGGCAAATGGGGGCAGAATAAAGGTTATGTACTCACCTGTGGATGCAGTGGAACATCTTGAAAATAACGAAAAAGTTATTTTTGCTGCAGTCGGGTTTGAGACAACAGCACCTGCATTTGCACTGAGCCTTGAGAAGGTGATTGAAAAGGGGCTTAAAAATGTGAAGTTTGCATGTGAGCTTAAGACAATTGATGAACCTCTCAAAAGCTTATTTCAAAACCATATACGGGTTGATGGCATAATTTTACCTGGACATGTTGCGACAGTTATTGGAGTAGATGGTTTTAAGTTTGTTGAAGGGTTTAAGGTTGCCTCTGTAATTTCGGGGTTTGAAGGTTATGATATACTTCTTTCACTTTTAAGTATTACCCAGGACATATTGAATGAAGATTTTACAGTAAAGAATGAATATAAAAGGGTGGTCAAAAAAGAAGGTAATGTGATTGCAAAAGGTTATATTGAAAAGTATTTTGAGAGAACTTCAGCATTTTTTAGGGGTTTGGGATTGATACCTGGCGGAGGTTTGAAGATAAAAGATGAGTTTGGCGAATATTCAATTGATATATCATATGACCACACAAAACAAAAAGATAGCCTCTGCAGGTGTGCAGATGTCTTAACAGGGAAAATAAAGCCATTTGAGTGTCCTCTTTTTGAGAAGGTATGTACGCCAATTTCTCCTAAAGGTGCGTGTATGGTATCTCAGGAAGGGTCGTGTAATGCATATTTTAGGTATGGGAAGTGGAAAGGAAGATGA
- a CDS encoding NADH-quinone oxidoreductase subunit B family protein, with protein MIFRKALKKSPWIVHYDCNSCNGCDIEILSTLTPVYDVERFGIINVGNPKHADILVVSGSVNHRNARVLKNIYDQMPHPKAVVAIGACACSGGIFKECYNTLGGVDTVIPVDVYVPGCAPRPEAIMEGILKAAEILEEKKKNMKKGEILNAAKS; from the coding sequence GTGATTTTCAGAAAAGCGCTGAAAAAATCGCCGTGGATTGTCCATTATGACTGTAACAGCTGTAACGGCTGTGATATAGAGATTTTATCAACACTTACTCCAGTATACGATGTTGAGAGGTTTGGAATTATAAATGTAGGAAATCCAAAACATGCAGATATACTTGTTGTATCAGGTTCTGTAAATCACAGAAATGCAAGGGTTTTGAAGAATATATATGATCAGATGCCACACCCGAAAGCAGTTGTGGCAATCGGGGCTTGTGCATGTTCAGGTGGAATATTCAAGGAGTGTTACAACACCTTAGGTGGGGTAGACACAGTCATTCCAGTTGATGTGTATGTTCCAGGTTGTGCACCCCGGCCCGAAGCTATTATGGAAGGGATTTTAAAGGCTGCTGAGATATTAGAGGAAAAGAAAAAGAATATGAAAAAGGGTGAGATTTTGAATGCTGCAAAATCTTAA
- the hypA gene encoding hydrogenase maturation nickel metallochaperone HypA, whose protein sequence is MHEYYVTQQLIKIAEDELKEIKPKKVLSIKVVVGELSGIIDESLKFYFDILTKGTILEGSKLEIVQKKALLFCNSCQSLFERTKDFLCPKCKSLGKLTEYGREFYIESIEVDDGDGN, encoded by the coding sequence ATGCACGAGTATTATGTCACACAGCAATTGATTAAGATTGCAGAAGATGAACTAAAAGAGATAAAGCCAAAAAAGGTTTTATCCATAAAAGTTGTTGTTGGAGAACTTAGCGGTATTATTGATGAGTCATTAAAGTTTTACTTTGATATTTTGACAAAGGGAACCATTTTGGAGGGAAGCAAGCTGGAAATTGTTCAAAAGAAGGCTTTGCTGTTTTGCAACTCTTGCCAAAGCCTTTTTGAGAGGACAAAAGATTTTCTGTGTCCAAAATGCAAGAGTTTAGGCAAACTGACTGAATATGGCAGAGAATTTTATATCGAATCTATAGAGGTAGATGATGGAGATGGAAATTAG
- a CDS encoding HypC/HybG/HupF family hydrogenase formation chaperone, translating to MCLGYPAKVIEIFEDKKALVEYLGVKKMVNIALLKNVSIGDYILIHSGIAIEKIDQKEAEEIEKLFGEVQDANS from the coding sequence ATGTGTTTAGGATATCCAGCAAAGGTAATTGAGATATTTGAAGACAAAAAAGCTTTGGTTGAGTATTTAGGTGTTAAAAAGATGGTAAACATTGCTCTTTTGAAAAATGTGAGTATAGGTGATTATATCTTGATACACTCTGGGATTGCAATAGAGAAGATAGACCAAAAAGAAGCAGAAGAAATAGAAAAACTCTTTGGTGAGGTACAAGATGCAAACAGCTGA
- a CDS encoding 3-methyl-2-oxobutanoate dehydrogenase subunit VorB, with protein sequence MKVLMKGNEAIAEAALRAGCECFFGYPITPQTELLQYMAKKLLKSGGVFIQAESEVGAINMAYGAASCGKRVMTSSSGPGISLKQEGISYLAGAELPCVIVNIMRGGPGLGNINAAQSDYLQATKGGGHGDYKVIVLAPSSVQEAVDLTIKAFDLADKYRNPVMILGDGMLGQMMEVVEFDENYKRPRTEKPWAVTGERNRPKRVTNSLYIVPEELEKHNFKLREKYKKIEENEVMVEEYMTDDAQVIFVSFGMCARIVKSAVNKLRQSGEKVGLIRPITLYPFPTKCIEKYANFDRIKFFIDVEMNLGQMLEDVKLSVAGKKDVHFYGRTGGMVPTIAEIENYYFSLKE encoded by the coding sequence TTGAAGGTTTTGATGAAAGGGAATGAAGCTATTGCCGAGGCGGCACTAAGAGCTGGCTGTGAGTGCTTTTTTGGATATCCTATCACTCCTCAGACAGAGCTTTTGCAGTATATGGCCAAAAAACTTCTAAAGAGCGGTGGAGTTTTTATTCAGGCAGAGAGCGAAGTTGGAGCAATTAACATGGCATATGGAGCAGCAAGCTGTGGCAAAAGGGTTATGACATCATCCTCAGGGCCAGGTATTAGTCTTAAGCAAGAGGGTATATCATATTTGGCAGGGGCTGAGCTTCCTTGTGTTATTGTAAATATTATGAGAGGTGGACCTGGACTTGGTAATATCAATGCTGCCCAGTCGGATTATCTTCAGGCAACAAAAGGTGGTGGACATGGAGATTACAAGGTGATCGTTCTTGCCCCATCTTCTGTCCAAGAAGCTGTTGACCTTACTATAAAGGCATTTGACCTTGCAGACAAGTACAGAAACCCTGTGATGATTTTAGGCGATGGAATGTTGGGGCAAATGATGGAGGTTGTTGAGTTTGATGAAAACTATAAAAGACCAAGAACAGAAAAGCCATGGGCAGTGACAGGTGAAAGAAATAGACCAAAAAGGGTTACAAACTCTCTTTATATAGTTCCAGAAGAGCTTGAAAAGCACAATTTTAAACTGAGAGAGAAGTATAAAAAGATTGAAGAAAATGAGGTTATGGTAGAAGAGTACATGACAGACGATGCCCAGGTCATCTTTGTTTCGTTTGGCATGTGTGCAAGAATAGTGAAAAGTGCTGTAAATAAACTAAGACAGTCTGGTGAAAAGGTAGGACTTATAAGACCAATTACGTTGTATCCTTTTCCAACAAAGTGTATAGAAAAGTATGCAAACTTTGACAGGATCAAATTCTTCATAGATGTAGAGATGAACTTAGGACAGATGCTTGAGGATGTAAAACTATCAGTTGCGGGCAAAAAAGATGTCCATTTTTATGGCAGAACAGGTGGTATGGTTCCGACAATAGCTGAGATTGAAAACTATTACTTCTCCTTGAAAGAGTAA
- a CDS encoding thiamine pyrophosphate-dependent enzyme has protein sequence MKLRKPECLTAESMHYCPGCGHGIIHRLIAEVIDEDYKDHKIVGVAPVGCAVFIYDYFNFDFVAAAHGRATAAATGVKRCIPDALVFSYQGDGDIAAIGTSEVVHAAARGENFTAIFVNNGVYAMTGGQMAPTTIPGQVTVSSPYGRDPKVQGYHIKLCEMLIPLDGVAFVARTSIHNLKNIELTKKAIKRAFEVQMNKEGFSIIEVLSNCPTNWGMTPAESMKRIENEVLKYYNLGIFKDKGRGI, from the coding sequence ATGAAACTTAGAAAACCAGAGTGTTTGACAGCGGAAAGTATGCATTATTGTCCCGGGTGTGGACATGGCATTATTCATAGACTAATTGCCGAGGTCATTGACGAAGATTATAAAGACCATAAAATAGTCGGTGTAGCACCGGTTGGGTGTGCTGTTTTTATTTATGACTATTTTAACTTTGACTTTGTTGCGGCAGCTCACGGAAGAGCAACTGCGGCCGCAACAGGCGTAAAAAGATGTATTCCTGATGCACTTGTTTTTTCATATCAAGGAGATGGTGATATAGCGGCAATTGGTACATCTGAGGTTGTGCATGCAGCAGCTCGAGGTGAAAATTTTACAGCCATATTTGTCAACAATGGCGTGTATGCAATGACAGGCGGACAGATGGCGCCAACTACAATTCCTGGTCAGGTAACTGTATCATCTCCATATGGCCGTGATCCAAAAGTGCAAGGTTATCATATTAAGCTGTGCGAGATGCTCATACCCTTAGACGGTGTTGCATTTGTTGCAAGAACTTCTATTCACAACCTTAAGAATATTGAGCTTACTAAGAAGGCAATAAAAAGGGCGTTTGAAGTTCAGATGAACAAAGAAGGGTTTTCGATTATTGAGGTATTGTCGAACTGTCCGACTAACTGGGGTATGACACCTGCTGAGAGCATGAAGAGAATAGAAAATGAGGTTTTGAAGTATTATAATTTGGGAATCTTTAAAGACAAAGGTAGGGGAATTTAA
- the hypF gene encoding carbamoyltransferase HypF has protein sequence MKRYRYIFRGLVQGVGFRPFIYNLAKDLGLVGFVKNIGEGVLAEFQGELKSTAAIDEYIEKKLPRNAKIESIEKYEIEPNFDESDFYILDSSKGKISTIVPYDLGLCEECKREFYNKGHRHFMNPFISCINCGPRYTMIESLPYDRDRTSMKEFEFCDDCKKEYYTPNNRRFNAQSTTCLVCGPHLFLYSFVEKKHIEGSNLELLGRVCYEIEKGKIIAIKGIGGFHLVVDPYNKEVVERLFRSKKREGKPLALVCKSIETVKKYCNVSEAEEEIFNSPRCPIILFEKKTDDFLHVNGGLHTLGIMRAYTPILDYILTKTNRDLLIATSANLSGIPMIIDEDEALEKLCDIADFVLYHNRKIVRRCDDSVGFVLKDKFVLIRSGRGFAPITFKLKEKTVDKNILALGGHEKTTIALKKEDEVILSQYLGDLDTKEYIDFYEGSLKDLISLYDFNFDYIACDYHEDYFTTSLAKKIAKEQNKEVVFVQHHLAHIYSCMLEKNLQSCIGFAFDGTGLGLDGKIWGSEGFVIDGLEAKRVFHLQYYPLVGGQKAIKEPVRLAYYFSKIISPEFAESFFGENEFLHQIFKTAQTFNYPLTSSMGRLFDIVGVLLGCGEKNSFEVQIPMLLESIADRNESGFYIFLMNFKHEIEINIVDILQQIIHDIKRNINRRIISAKFHNTVAKIVVEVAKVLRENYNKDIVVLSGGVFQNKFLLSKTVSLLEGEGFKVFFNTVFPINDGGISAGQVYYTLQLLKNC, from the coding sequence ATGAAAAGATATAGATACATCTTCAGAGGGCTTGTACAAGGGGTCGGTTTCCGACCCTTTATTTATAATCTGGCAAAAGATTTGGGGCTTGTTGGCTTTGTCAAAAACATAGGCGAGGGCGTTTTGGCAGAGTTTCAAGGTGAGCTTAAAAGTACTGCTGCGATTGATGAGTACATTGAAAAGAAATTGCCCAGGAATGCTAAAATTGAGTCAATTGAGAAGTATGAAATAGAACCAAATTTTGATGAAAGTGATTTTTATATCTTAGACAGTAGCAAAGGCAAAATTTCAACAATAGTGCCTTATGATTTGGGTCTTTGTGAAGAGTGCAAAAGAGAATTTTATAACAAAGGCCACAGACATTTTATGAACCCGTTTATAAGCTGTATCAATTGTGGACCAAGATATACCATGATAGAATCTTTGCCATATGACAGAGACAGGACGTCAATGAAGGAGTTTGAATTTTGTGATGATTGTAAAAAAGAGTATTATACTCCAAATAACAGAAGATTTAATGCACAGTCAACAACATGCCTTGTATGTGGTCCACACCTTTTTCTATACTCTTTTGTAGAAAAAAAGCATATAGAGGGTAGCAATTTAGAGCTTTTGGGCAGAGTATGTTATGAGATTGAGAAGGGGAAGATTATTGCAATAAAAGGAATTGGAGGATTTCATTTAGTTGTTGACCCTTATAATAAAGAAGTAGTCGAAAGGCTTTTTAGAAGCAAAAAGCGAGAGGGAAAACCTTTGGCACTTGTGTGCAAGAGCATTGAAACTGTTAAAAAGTATTGTAATGTTAGTGAAGCTGAAGAGGAGATTTTTAACTCACCAAGATGTCCTATAATACTTTTTGAAAAAAAGACAGATGATTTTCTGCATGTAAACGGTGGTCTTCATACACTTGGTATCATGAGAGCATATACTCCAATTTTGGATTACATTTTGACAAAGACAAACAGAGATTTATTAATTGCAACCTCAGCAAATCTTTCAGGAATTCCAATGATTATTGATGAGGATGAGGCACTTGAAAAGCTTTGCGACATTGCCGACTTTGTTTTGTATCACAACAGAAAAATAGTAAGACGCTGCGATGATTCTGTAGGTTTTGTTTTAAAAGACAAGTTTGTACTGATAAGGTCAGGCCGTGGTTTTGCTCCCATTACATTTAAATTGAAAGAAAAGACTGTAGACAAAAATATCCTTGCCCTTGGTGGTCATGAGAAGACAACAATTGCGCTCAAAAAAGAAGATGAAGTGATTTTAAGTCAGTATCTTGGTGACCTTGACACAAAAGAGTACATTGATTTTTACGAAGGTAGTCTTAAGGATTTAATTTCACTTTACGATTTTAACTTTGACTATATAGCATGCGATTATCATGAGGATTATTTTACCACCTCTCTTGCAAAAAAGATAGCAAAAGAACAAAACAAAGAGGTTGTCTTTGTCCAGCATCATTTGGCTCATATTTACTCCTGTATGCTTGAAAAAAATCTTCAAAGCTGTATTGGATTTGCATTTGATGGTACAGGCTTAGGGCTTGACGGCAAAATTTGGGGCTCTGAAGGGTTTGTGATTGACGGGCTTGAGGCAAAAAGAGTATTCCATTTACAATACTATCCTCTTGTTGGTGGCCAAAAGGCAATAAAAGAGCCGGTCCGTCTTGCATACTATTTTTCCAAAATAATTAGCCCTGAGTTTGCAGAAAGCTTTTTCGGTGAGAATGAATTTTTGCACCAAATTTTCAAGACTGCACAGACTTTCAATTACCCTCTTACCTCAAGCATGGGAAGGCTGTTTGATATTGTTGGAGTACTCTTGGGTTGTGGAGAGAAAAATAGCTTTGAAGTTCAAATTCCTATGCTTTTAGAAAGCATAGCTGACCGCAATGAAAGTGGGTTTTATATTTTTCTTATGAATTTTAAACATGAAATAGAGATAAATATTGTGGATATACTACAACAAATCATACATGATATAAAAAGAAATATAAACCGGAGAATAATTTCTGCTAAATTTCACAACACAGTTGCAAAAATAGTTGTTGAAGTGGCAAAGGTGTTGAGAGAAAATTATAATAAAGACATTGTAGTACTTTCTGGAGGAGTGTTCCAGAACAAGTTTTTACTTTCTAAAACGGTCTCATTGTTAGAAGGAGAAGGATTTAAAGTTTTCTTTAACACTGTCTTTCCAATTAACGATGGTGGAATTTCGGCTGGACAAGTATATTATACTCTTCAATTGTTAAAAAACTGTTAA
- a CDS encoding 4Fe-4S dicluster domain-containing protein — translation MKLRIEYDKCKSCGLCVEVCPKKILYIDRSRINKKGYNPVEIKDVNACIGCGSCYKICPDIVFEVGE, via the coding sequence GTGAAGCTAAGGATAGAGTATGATAAGTGCAAAAGCTGTGGGCTTTGTGTTGAAGTCTGTCCCAAGAAGATACTATATATTGACAGAAGTAGAATAAACAAGAAAGGATATAACCCTGTTGAGATAAAGGATGTAAATGCCTGTATTGGATGTGGGAGCTGTTACAAGATTTGTCCAGATATAGTGTTTGAGGTAGGTGAATAG
- a CDS encoding 4Fe-4S binding protein: MFGMLQNVLNNLFSKPATRLYPKEKRPFFKGTRGSLEIEIDKCIFCGICQRKCPANAITVDRNAKMWQLNQYKCVLCNVCVESCPKKCLISKEQFNLPTTYKEFYIQKQQVQQLEPTKEAKVADTGN; encoded by the coding sequence ATGTTTGGGATGCTTCAAAATGTGTTAAACAATCTTTTTTCAAAACCTGCAACACGACTTTACCCAAAAGAAAAAAGACCGTTTTTCAAAGGGACAAGAGGAAGTCTTGAGATTGAAATAGACAAGTGCATTTTTTGTGGTATTTGCCAGAGGAAGTGTCCTGCAAATGCCATTACAGTTGACAGAAACGCAAAGATGTGGCAACTAAACCAGTACAAATGTGTACTTTGCAATGTATGTGTCGAGTCTTGTCCCAAAAAATGCTTAATTTCAAAAGAGCAGTTCAATCTACCTACAACTTATAAAGAGTTTTATATTCAAAAACAGCAGGTACAACAGCTTGAACCAACAAAAGAGGCAAAGGTTGCAGATACTGGTAACTAA
- a CDS encoding hydrogenase large subunit — protein sequence MGKRTIVPFGPQHPVLPEPIQLRLVLEDEKVVEAIPAIGYVHRGLEKLAEEKDINQNIYVVERVCGICSFQQALAYCQGIEELMGVEVPERAKYLRVIWAELHRLHSHHLWLGLLADAFGFESLFMQCWRNRELVMDLMEATAGSRVIISTNIIGGVRRDIDEEKQKFILDNLAKLEEELKRIEGAFLNDYTVKKRLVGVGVLSKEEAYELGCVGPMARASGINMDLRTTGYAAYGELDFQPVVEYDGDCYARLKVRLRECYQSIDLIRQAISKMPEGEISTPVKGFPNGEIISRVEQPRGEDVYYIKANGTKNLERLRIRTPTFANIPALVKMLQGVDFAEVPMLVLTIDPCISCTER from the coding sequence TTGGGTAAAAGGACGATAGTGCCGTTTGGCCCACAGCATCCTGTGTTGCCAGAACCGATTCAGCTGAGGCTTGTGTTAGAAGATGAAAAGGTTGTAGAGGCAATCCCTGCAATTGGGTATGTTCATAGAGGACTTGAAAAGCTTGCTGAAGAAAAGGATATTAATCAGAACATATACGTGGTTGAAAGGGTTTGTGGAATTTGTTCTTTCCAGCAGGCACTTGCGTACTGCCAAGGGATTGAAGAGTTGATGGGAGTTGAAGTTCCAGAAAGAGCTAAATATTTACGTGTAATTTGGGCGGAGCTTCACAGGCTTCACAGCCATCATTTGTGGCTTGGACTTTTGGCAGATGCGTTCGGATTTGAGAGCCTGTTTATGCAGTGCTGGCGAAATAGAGAGCTTGTAATGGACCTGATGGAGGCAACTGCAGGGTCAAGGGTTATAATCTCAACAAACATCATTGGCGGTGTAAGGCGTGATATAGACGAAGAAAAGCAAAAATTCATCTTAGACAACCTTGCAAAATTAGAAGAAGAGCTCAAGAGAATTGAAGGTGCGTTTTTGAATGATTACACAGTCAAGAAAAGACTTGTGGGAGTGGGTGTGCTTTCAAAAGAAGAAGCGTATGAACTTGGCTGTGTTGGACCAATGGCAAGGGCAAGCGGAATCAATATGGATCTGAGAACAACAGGATATGCTGCATATGGCGAGCTTGATTTTCAACCTGTTGTTGAGTATGATGGAGATTGCTACGCACGTCTAAAAGTAAGGCTCAGAGAGTGTTATCAGTCAATAGACCTTATAAGGCAGGCAATCTCAAAGATGCCAGAAGGTGAGATATCAACGCCTGTGAAAGGTTTCCCGAACGGTGAGATAATATCAAGGGTTGAGCAGCCAAGAGGCGAAGATGTTTACTATATCAAAGCAAACGGAACAAAAAATTTAGAGAGGCTCAGAATAAGAACACCAACTTTTGCTAATATTCCAGCACTTGTTAAAATGCTTCAGGGTGTTGATTTTGCAGAGGTACCAATGCTTGTTTTGACAATTGATCCGTGTATTTCATGTACAGAAAGGTAA